The proteins below are encoded in one region of Fervidicoccaceae archaeon:
- a CDS encoding DUF763 domain-containing protein: MVRVAELPLHGGKVPIWMLRYMERLGASVISAFVELRGPDALLSALSDPAWLQAYAAVIGMDWDSSGATVVALWTLKKASLERPELGFLVLGGKGRAMLEIPEEAGLAETRLGLDAELLRRRSKLAARLDGVFLQDGYELYVHSLIVSESGKTVAVQQGMSPEEGLARRYHIDKFEVEEPHSGVAGAPKSEVLDATASESSEARRTYLDVIAEGPRRFSRLLAEATASLRGQATLIRAPRSTSSDVAPIGERIPEVYRPTKPSKRLEEAVKRLAEVRPRTDLELALAPGLGPALLRALALISHLIYRVPTSTRDPVTHLLSPYVYGYAVGGKDGVPYRFRPKLAEAVAATLEDAVDRAKLGDAEKLKALARLRRLVERL; encoded by the coding sequence ATGGTTAGGGTAGCCGAACTCCCCCTACATGGAGGAAAAGTGCCTATTTGGATGCTGAGATACATGGAGAGGCTCGGAGCCTCCGTGATCTCAGCCTTCGTTGAGCTCAGGGGACCAGATGCCCTTCTCTCGGCCCTCTCCGACCCGGCTTGGCTTCAGGCCTACGCGGCGGTCATCGGCATGGACTGGGATAGCAGCGGGGCCACGGTCGTCGCGCTCTGGACCCTGAAGAAGGCCTCGCTCGAGAGACCCGAGCTCGGCTTCCTGGTCTTGGGGGGGAAGGGGAGAGCCATGCTCGAGATCCCGGAGGAGGCCGGGCTCGCCGAGACGAGACTCGGGCTCGACGCGGAGCTCTTGAGAAGGCGGAGCAAGCTGGCCGCGAGGCTCGACGGCGTATTCCTTCAGGACGGCTACGAGCTCTACGTCCACTCGCTGATCGTGTCGGAGAGCGGCAAGACCGTCGCGGTCCAACAGGGCATGAGCCCCGAGGAGGGACTCGCGAGGCGCTACCACATCGATAAGTTCGAAGTCGAAGAACCTCACTCAGGCGTGGCTGGGGCTCCTAAGAGCGAGGTCCTCGACGCGACGGCCTCCGAGAGCTCCGAGGCCAGAAGAACTTACCTCGACGTGATCGCGGAGGGCCCCCGTAGATTCTCGAGGCTCTTGGCCGAGGCGACGGCTTCCCTGAGAGGTCAAGCCACTTTGATTAGAGCCCCTCGCTCGACTTCGAGCGACGTCGCGCCCATCGGCGAGAGGATCCCAGAGGTCTACAGACCTACCAAGCCGTCCAAGAGGCTCGAGGAGGCGGTGAAGAGGCTAGCCGAGGTCAGGCCGAGGACCGATCTCGAGCTGGCGCTCGCCCCGGGGCTGGGCCCCGCCCTTCTGAGGGCTCTGGCCCTCATATCTCACCTGATCTACAGAGTCCCCACGAGCACGAGAGATCCCGTGACGCATCTGCTCAGCCCCTACGTCTACGGGTACGCCGTGGGCGGCAAAGACGGGGTGCCCTACCGCTTCAGGCCCAAGCTCGCCGAGGCAGTGGCGGCTACCCTGGAGGATGCAGTCGATAGGGCCAAGCTCGGCGACGCGGAGAAGCTCAAGGCCTTAGCCAGGCTCAGGAGACTCGTCGAGCGACTTTAA
- a CDS encoding zinc metalloprotease HtpX: MVMIFQALILEAIFAGLALALAIGLVSLLGGRLIGPEPRSLLGLRLSMIATAGAAFLGSLGVLLLAAQLLGAGPGILYGGVLFVALFMALQWLFAPAIINAAYRTRPPSLAEEWLVARLEPLARRAGLKRAPQLRIAEVDAPNAFAYGSPLFGNYVAVTRGLLELLPPEEVEAVLGHELGHLKHRDVAAILALSLLPAAMYYIGRSLLMWGWLVGSNSRKSGGNATLYYVGAGLLLVTAGFLFHFLVTHFSRLREYYADAFSGKLTGAPRLLQRALARLYVAYKEAPELSESANKTAAMLFIVNYLIWAYGAPAYDEFWGRRKSRRPRAYFGDIDRLVEELMRRREGGLSELFSTHPPISKRLRFLENLRVSLEARAL; this comes from the coding sequence ATGGTCATGATATTTCAGGCGTTGATCCTCGAAGCGATCTTCGCCGGCCTAGCTCTGGCTCTAGCGATTGGGCTCGTCTCGCTGCTCGGCGGCAGACTAATAGGCCCCGAGCCAAGGAGCCTGCTGGGCCTTAGGTTGTCGATGATCGCGACCGCCGGAGCGGCCTTTCTGGGGTCGCTCGGCGTCCTGCTGCTTGCCGCTCAACTCCTCGGGGCAGGGCCCGGTATACTCTACGGTGGAGTGCTCTTCGTAGCGCTTTTTATGGCGCTCCAGTGGCTCTTTGCTCCAGCCATCATAAACGCCGCCTACAGAACTAGGCCTCCCTCGTTAGCTGAGGAGTGGCTGGTCGCGAGGCTCGAGCCCTTGGCCAGGAGAGCCGGGCTCAAGAGGGCCCCGCAGCTTAGAATCGCCGAGGTGGATGCTCCCAACGCCTTCGCCTACGGGAGTCCTCTCTTCGGCAATTACGTGGCTGTGACGAGAGGACTGCTCGAGCTCCTGCCCCCCGAGGAGGTCGAGGCCGTGCTGGGCCACGAGCTGGGCCACCTCAAGCACAGAGACGTCGCGGCCATACTAGCGCTCAGCCTGTTGCCGGCAGCCATGTACTACATCGGCAGAAGCCTCCTAATGTGGGGCTGGCTCGTTGGGTCGAACAGCAGAAAGAGCGGGGGCAACGCAACTCTCTACTACGTTGGAGCGGGCCTCCTCCTAGTCACGGCGGGCTTCCTCTTCCACTTCCTGGTGACGCACTTCAGCAGGCTGCGCGAATACTACGCCGACGCGTTCAGCGGCAAACTCACAGGCGCCCCGAGACTCCTGCAGAGGGCTCTAGCGAGGCTATACGTAGCCTATAAAGAGGCTCCCGAGCTCTCGGAGAGCGCCAATAAGACCGCCGCGATGCTCTTTATCGTTAATTATCTGATTTGGGCTTATGGCGCTCCCGCCTACGACGAGTTCTGGGGCAGGAGGAAATCCAGGAGACCCAGGGCTTACTTCGGCGACATAGATAGACTGGTCGAAGAGCTAATGAGAAGGAGGGAGGGAGGGCTCTCGGAGCTCTTCAGCACGCACCCGCCGATCTCCAAGAGGCTCAGGTTCCTCGAGAATCTGCGGGTCAGTCTCGAGGCTCGCGCGCTCTGA
- a CDS encoding 2-oxoacid:acceptor oxidoreductase family protein, which produces MLSATRRVVEGVWLGRAGQGAVLASYILAEAAVLEGKPAIGMPEFGAERRGAPVRAFNRIVARPLPGDANILPRTPISLADFLVVMDPHLVSARHLVPSLREGAVVVVNTSRTPQETSRLLGVEGVRVFVVNATEMALRHVGRAVVNTTLLGSLAKATEVVGLESLKLALARRFGGPLLEKNTRALEAGYREVEGA; this is translated from the coding sequence GTGCTCAGCGCGACGCGTAGAGTCGTCGAGGGCGTGTGGTTAGGGAGAGCCGGGCAGGGAGCCGTCCTGGCCTCATATATACTGGCCGAAGCGGCCGTGCTCGAGGGAAAGCCGGCCATAGGGATGCCGGAATTCGGCGCCGAGAGAAGAGGAGCCCCCGTCAGGGCGTTCAATAGAATAGTTGCCCGCCCTCTCCCAGGAGACGCCAATATACTACCTAGGACTCCGATAAGCTTAGCAGACTTTCTCGTCGTCATGGACCCTCACCTCGTCTCAGCTCGTCATCTCGTGCCCTCCCTAAGAGAGGGAGCAGTCGTGGTGGTCAACACGAGCAGGACGCCCCAGGAGACCTCGCGCCTCCTCGGAGTCGAGGGGGTAAGGGTTTTTGTTGTCAACGCCACCGAGATGGCCCTCAGGCACGTGGGCAGGGCTGTGGTCAATACGACGCTTCTCGGCTCTCTCGCGAAGGCGACCGAGGTAGTAGGGCTCGAGAGCCTCAAGCTGGCCTTAGCTAGGAGATTCGGTGGGCCTCTTCTCGAGAAGAACACCAGAGCTCTCGAGGCGGGCTATCGAGAGGTGGAGGGCGCGTGA
- a CDS encoding signal recognition particle subunit SRP19/SEC65 family protein, with the protein MSSRKYRGERICIWLASLDSKLSRGRGRKISLNKSVPRPSLTELVEAAKALGLDPVVEEKRYPRAWMKVGRVCVKKLGRRSEILAALANKIKEMRGTARG; encoded by the coding sequence TTGAGCTCGAGGAAGTACAGAGGAGAGCGCATATGCATTTGGCTCGCGAGTCTCGATTCAAAGCTGAGTCGAGGTCGGGGACGCAAGATCTCATTGAATAAGTCCGTGCCAAGGCCCTCGCTGACTGAGCTAGTGGAGGCGGCTAAAGCCCTCGGTCTGGATCCCGTCGTCGAGGAGAAGCGATACCCGAGGGCGTGGATGAAGGTCGGGAGGGTCTGCGTCAAAAAGCTCGGGCGAAGGAGCGAGATTCTTGCTGCGCTAGCCAATAAGATAAAGGAGATGAGGGGGACGGCCCGCGGCTGA
- a CDS encoding DUF373 family protein — protein sequence MEAGSPKILVLVVDRDNDVGRELGLSTPIVGEQEVEKVALRYASVRPEDSDLNSLFVGLQLYRRLKSESVDAEIALVGGEATDFVRASMKLGREVEELVASTGATEAFVVVDGADDEGVLPVIQSRIRVSGIKRVIVEQWRGVETTYVLLARYARKALSEPRFSRVFLGLPGAVILTVAILKVLGLLNYALAAAAILIGGFMVIRGFNLDDKLKSYWAKFPVIFVSVVLALALAVTGVYVVASSVRAYGVTLNGVGEALGGGGPLLCASFLSLLIGRAVSRIVERDVKVWHDVVGAFLATMFAVAFSRLGNSLSQLTPGIEARVLKSALFESGFVELMLVGIGVSGALTALARTLVRKYERGSNEGL from the coding sequence GTGGAGGCCGGGAGTCCTAAGATCCTCGTGCTCGTGGTGGATCGCGACAACGACGTGGGGAGAGAGCTGGGCCTCTCGACCCCCATAGTCGGGGAGCAGGAGGTCGAGAAAGTAGCTCTGAGGTACGCCTCGGTGAGACCCGAGGACAGCGACCTGAACTCCCTCTTTGTTGGCCTTCAGCTGTACAGGAGGCTGAAGAGCGAGAGCGTAGACGCTGAAATCGCGCTCGTCGGGGGTGAGGCGACGGACTTCGTGAGAGCCTCCATGAAGCTGGGCAGAGAGGTCGAGGAGCTAGTGGCATCGACCGGGGCGACAGAGGCCTTTGTCGTTGTAGACGGTGCCGACGATGAGGGGGTTCTGCCGGTCATCCAATCCAGGATCAGAGTCTCTGGGATCAAGCGAGTGATCGTGGAGCAGTGGAGAGGGGTCGAGACGACGTACGTCCTCCTAGCCAGATACGCCCGAAAGGCCCTGAGCGAGCCCCGCTTCAGTAGAGTCTTCTTGGGCCTGCCAGGGGCTGTGATACTCACCGTGGCGATCCTGAAGGTGCTAGGGCTCCTGAACTACGCGCTCGCTGCCGCGGCTATCCTCATCGGAGGATTCATGGTAATTCGAGGCTTCAACCTAGACGATAAGCTGAAGAGCTATTGGGCCAAGTTCCCTGTGATCTTCGTCTCGGTGGTGCTAGCTCTGGCTCTCGCCGTAACAGGGGTCTACGTTGTCGCGAGCTCCGTAAGAGCCTACGGAGTTACGCTGAACGGCGTGGGGGAGGCGCTGGGGGGAGGGGGGCCTCTTTTGTGCGCTTCGTTCCTCTCGCTCCTCATCGGGAGGGCCGTGAGTAGGATCGTCGAGAGGGACGTGAAGGTCTGGCACGACGTGGTTGGAGCTTTCTTGGCCACGATGTTCGCCGTGGCGTTCTCAAGGCTCGGAAATTCGTTGAGTCAGCTCACTCCTGGGATTGAAGCCAGGGTCCTTAAATCAGCGCTATTCGAGTCGGGCTTCGTCGAGCTGATGCTAGTGGGTATAGGCGTCTCGGGAGCGCTGACGGCATTAGCAAGAACCCTAGTGAGGAAGTACGAGAGGGGCTCCAACGAGGGGCTATGA
- a CDS encoding 30S ribosomal protein S8e, with protein sequence MSVYQGRDSKKPSGGLRRRPYKVKRKHELGRFPTHTTVSREHVVVAQRVRGGNLKLRVKKASVAVVSDPRTGESRVERILRVVETPSNRELARYGVIVKGSIIEVESGLAVVTSRPGQDGVVNAVLRSERGLAR encoded by the coding sequence TTGAGCGTATACCAAGGCAGAGATTCTAAGAAGCCCTCGGGGGGCCTGAGGAGGAGGCCTTACAAAGTTAAGCGCAAGCATGAGCTCGGGCGCTTCCCTACGCACACCACGGTCTCGAGAGAGCACGTTGTCGTGGCTCAGAGAGTGCGAGGCGGAAACTTGAAGCTCAGAGTCAAGAAGGCCAGCGTGGCGGTGGTGTCTGATCCCAGGACCGGCGAGAGCAGGGTCGAGAGGATTCTCAGAGTAGTTGAGACGCCGTCTAACAGAGAGCTGGCGAGGTACGGCGTGATAGTCAAGGGCTCTATCATCGAGGTGGAGAGCGGGCTAGCCGTGGTCACCTCGAGACCTGGGCAGGACGGCGTGGTCAACGCTGTTCTGCGAAGCGAGCGGGGACTCGCTCGTTGA
- the uppS gene encoding polyprenyl diphosphate synthase: protein MSAGVGARFKSLRAVLAPLYKLYELWLWRQIKQGPVPRHVAIIPDGNRRWAKERGWSAVFGHVEGYKKMREVMRWLDELGVKYVTIYAMSKENCTRRKPEEREHLFSIIKQGLEELLESREVWEKRLKVRVIGRLSLVPDEVRRVAELVEEKTASNDGGVLYVALCYGGRDEIIDAVRRLVADALSGRVECERIDEDLFREYLFTSEAPDPDLVIRTSGEERISNFLLWQLAYSELYFADVYWPSFRKIDLWRAVRSFQQRERRFGS from the coding sequence ATGAGCGCCGGGGTCGGGGCGAGGTTCAAGTCGCTGAGGGCGGTCCTGGCTCCCCTCTATAAGCTATACGAACTCTGGCTCTGGAGACAGATAAAGCAAGGACCTGTGCCGCGCCACGTTGCGATAATACCGGACGGCAACAGGCGTTGGGCAAAGGAGCGCGGGTGGAGCGCCGTCTTCGGTCACGTGGAGGGCTACAAGAAGATGCGCGAGGTCATGCGCTGGCTCGACGAGCTAGGCGTGAAGTATGTGACCATATACGCCATGTCGAAGGAGAACTGCACGAGAAGAAAGCCCGAAGAGCGCGAACATCTCTTCTCGATAATCAAGCAGGGCCTCGAGGAGCTGCTTGAGAGCCGCGAAGTCTGGGAGAAGAGATTAAAGGTGAGGGTCATTGGGAGGCTCTCGCTCGTGCCCGATGAAGTTAGAAGGGTGGCGGAGCTCGTCGAAGAGAAGACGGCCTCGAACGATGGTGGAGTGCTCTACGTGGCTCTGTGCTATGGAGGCAGAGACGAGATAATCGACGCGGTGAGGAGGCTCGTGGCCGACGCGCTCTCTGGCAGAGTGGAATGCGAGAGAATAGACGAGGATCTTTTCCGCGAGTACCTCTTCACGAGCGAGGCTCCCGATCCCGACCTCGTGATTAGAACGAGCGGCGAGGAGAGGATAAGCAACTTCCTGCTCTGGCAACTCGCATATTCGGAGCTCTATTTTGCGGACGTGTACTGGCCGAGCTTCCGCAAGATAGACCTGTGGAGAGCCGTCAGGTCGTTTCAGCAGAGGGAGAGGAGGTTCGGCTCTTAG
- the yjjX gene encoding inosine/xanthosine triphosphatase — translation MSCEKKLVAVGTTNRSKLLGVARAWRLFGPAELVAIDPGSPVSPQPLGWSEVVTGSLARARRALEKVSDASFGVGLEAGLVPAPVPTGYLEVQVAVIVDDQARVSVGTSAGFEIPHEMLGRVLGLEELGAVAERELRRRNIGERVGLIGYLTRGSMTRADLAFQATLSALIPRLRPDLYPALPTVGEYEAQLRENFF, via the coding sequence TTGAGCTGCGAGAAGAAGCTCGTGGCTGTCGGCACCACGAACAGGTCCAAGCTGCTCGGCGTGGCCAGGGCGTGGAGACTCTTCGGTCCGGCAGAGCTCGTGGCGATAGACCCCGGATCTCCTGTGAGTCCTCAGCCGCTCGGATGGAGCGAGGTAGTGACGGGCTCTCTTGCCAGGGCTCGGCGAGCTCTCGAGAAGGTGAGCGATGCATCATTCGGGGTGGGCCTGGAGGCCGGGCTCGTGCCAGCCCCCGTCCCTACGGGCTATCTCGAGGTGCAGGTCGCGGTGATCGTCGACGATCAGGCTAGGGTCTCCGTGGGCACCAGCGCTGGTTTCGAGATCCCTCACGAGATGCTAGGGAGAGTCTTAGGGCTCGAGGAGCTGGGCGCGGTGGCGGAGAGGGAGCTGAGAAGGAGAAACATAGGCGAGAGGGTAGGTCTGATAGGATACCTCACGCGGGGCTCTATGACGAGGGCGGATCTAGCTTTTCAGGCCACGCTGAGCGCTCTCATCCCGCGCCTCAGGCCCGACCTCTACCCGGCCCTTCCAACCGTGGGAGAGTACGAGGCGCAGCTGAGAGAGAACTTCTTCTGA
- a CDS encoding GTPase, which produces MSSEIDLVKWRELREKLAASDVVLVLVEARNPLGTFSERLWREVEEAGKKAVLLLNKSDLVPPRIAIEWSSYLESKLNSPTLPISATKRLGTLRLRKLLRRLLRESGREKLYCLVAGVPKVGKSSVINVLKGRSSAPTSLYPGSPGYTKSYTFYRVESRIYILDAPGVVPDVPDPLERLLRLHKPEKLPDPVGAAVAVLERVARGFKKDLEAKYRAPYVEPYSFLSELARRRGWLEKKTGEPLIEQAALVVVRDYLGGEIKFYVEPPIRAREPRD; this is translated from the coding sequence GTGAGCTCGGAGATAGATCTGGTCAAGTGGAGAGAGCTTAGAGAGAAGCTGGCGGCGAGCGACGTCGTCTTAGTGCTCGTCGAGGCGAGGAACCCCCTCGGCACGTTCAGCGAGAGGCTGTGGAGAGAGGTCGAGGAGGCCGGGAAGAAAGCGGTCCTCCTCCTCAATAAATCGGATCTCGTCCCGCCTCGAATAGCTATCGAGTGGTCAAGCTATTTGGAGTCCAAATTGAACTCACCGACTCTGCCTATCTCGGCAACCAAGAGACTGGGGACGTTGAGGCTGAGGAAGCTCCTCAGGAGGCTTTTGAGGGAGTCGGGACGCGAGAAACTCTACTGCCTCGTTGCGGGCGTGCCCAAGGTGGGCAAATCCTCAGTCATCAACGTATTGAAGGGGAGGAGCTCCGCTCCTACTAGCCTATACCCGGGCTCCCCCGGTTACACCAAGTCCTACACTTTCTACAGAGTCGAGTCCAGGATCTACATCTTAGATGCGCCGGGGGTGGTCCCCGACGTGCCAGACCCCCTCGAGAGGCTCCTGAGGCTCCACAAGCCCGAGAAGCTCCCCGACCCCGTCGGAGCGGCCGTGGCCGTTCTCGAAAGGGTAGCGCGAGGATTCAAAAAAGACCTCGAGGCAAAGTACCGCGCTCCCTACGTCGAACCCTACAGCTTCCTGTCTGAGCTCGCTAGGAGAAGGGGCTGGCTGGAGAAGAAGACGGGAGAGCCTCTAATAGAGCAGGCCGCTCTGGTCGTGGTGCGCGACTACCTCGGCGGCGAGATAAAGTTTTACGTTGAGCCGCCGATCAGAGCGCGCGAGCCTCGAGACTGA
- a CDS encoding MarR family transcriptional regulator, whose translation MEDLTDLELEVLRILNEKGPVTQFALREVLGSDSKKVSRVVRKLERLGLLRREPYVENGKRTYKLMASRRMNGQIVSVNLELVSMTPCFSCKHLFDCSQNPRLSPATCSTLSRWLRELSLADSSQNVAQRS comes from the coding sequence ATGGAGGATCTGACGGATTTAGAGCTAGAGGTCCTGAGGATCTTAAATGAGAAGGGCCCCGTGACGCAATTCGCTCTCCGCGAGGTCTTAGGCTCGGATTCCAAGAAAGTCAGCAGAGTCGTCAGGAAGCTAGAGAGGCTGGGATTGCTCAGGAGAGAGCCCTACGTCGAAAACGGCAAACGGACGTACAAGCTCATGGCCTCTAGGAGAATGAACGGTCAAATCGTCTCAGTCAATCTCGAGCTCGTCTCGATGACGCCCTGCTTTTCTTGCAAGCACCTCTTTGACTGCTCGCAGAACCCTAGACTTTCCCCTGCGACTTGCTCGACCCTAAGCAGATGGCTGAGAGAGTTGAGCCTCGCGGATAGCTCGCAGAACGTCGCTCAGAGGAGCTGA
- a CDS encoding Lrp/AsnC family transcriptional regulator: MDKAFLRPLGRGANAKKGEERRPPLQWALRVLARDDYRATFEALLSSRPPIRLSSLAERAGYPTEVVKSRLRRLLGMGFRFRADINETAMGLTTLFVSLKKPVEPDPELRVRGFNEVLKWTLRWKANSLIGERRGFMMFYVPMDLNAIESIVDEVSSRFPVEESLVLIETLRNRPSPDTLTRDFAKTDWGKVFEFDFRDSPGASISSLGAELGAWPVRVDLLDLLIAAAYHADALTKPSALAKRLGVSRQRLMKHLEGHAARFFTGVSIARSVATDDLICVLALGRGDLGSCRLLLLALRRAFEFSVGSISDSDRVIFLLALRPDNLAKSLEIINANARRLGVELSFYVLDNSSIESYTVPFLSFSQHARGWDLNASMIEFMKAKLRSLL, encoded by the coding sequence GTGGACAAGGCCTTTCTTCGCCCTCTCGGCCGAGGCGCTAACGCTAAGAAAGGGGAAGAGCGAAGGCCTCCGCTCCAGTGGGCTCTCCGCGTACTAGCCAGAGACGATTACAGAGCCACGTTCGAGGCCCTCTTGAGCTCGAGGCCCCCAATTCGCCTCAGCTCTCTAGCGGAGAGAGCGGGCTATCCGACGGAAGTAGTCAAATCGAGGCTGAGAAGATTGTTGGGCATGGGATTCAGGTTCAGGGCGGATATCAACGAGACCGCGATGGGCCTCACGACGCTCTTCGTTTCTCTCAAGAAACCCGTGGAGCCCGACCCCGAGCTCCGCGTCAGAGGTTTCAACGAGGTTCTCAAGTGGACCCTGAGATGGAAGGCTAATTCGCTTATCGGCGAGAGAAGAGGCTTCATGATGTTCTACGTGCCCATGGACTTGAATGCGATAGAGAGCATCGTGGATGAGGTGAGCTCGCGCTTCCCCGTCGAGGAGTCCCTCGTCTTAATAGAGACTCTGCGCAACAGGCCCTCGCCCGATACGCTCACCAGAGACTTCGCCAAGACGGATTGGGGGAAGGTCTTCGAATTCGATTTCCGGGACTCGCCGGGCGCGTCTATCTCGAGCCTCGGCGCTGAGCTCGGAGCGTGGCCTGTTAGGGTCGATCTCTTAGACCTGTTGATAGCGGCCGCGTACCACGCCGACGCTCTCACGAAGCCCTCGGCTCTAGCGAAGAGGCTCGGAGTATCGAGGCAGAGGCTAATGAAGCACCTAGAAGGGCACGCCGCGAGATTTTTCACGGGCGTGAGCATAGCGCGATCCGTCGCTACGGACGACTTGATCTGTGTACTAGCGCTAGGGCGCGGCGATCTCGGATCCTGCAGGCTGCTTCTACTCGCGTTGAGGAGGGCCTTTGAGTTCTCCGTTGGCTCCATCTCTGACTCGGATCGCGTGATCTTCCTGCTGGCGCTCAGGCCAGATAATCTAGCGAAGAGCCTTGAGATCATAAACGCGAACGCTCGGCGGCTAGGCGTCGAGCTGAGCTTCTACGTCCTCGATAACTCCTCCATAGAGAGCTACACCGTGCCCTTCCTCTCCTTCAGTCAGCACGCTAGAGGGTGGGATCTCAACGCATCGATGATAGAGTTCATGAAGGCTAAGCTCAGGTCTCTCCTGTAG
- a CDS encoding nucleoside-triphosphatase, whose protein sequence is MRGLLASSGILITGPPRSGKTSLVIEATSLAKSLGLRVIGFFAPEVREGSSRIGFNIETVSGDAVPLARKSPAQPWGIRFGSYYVNPGAKVVFEELRRALEAGCDLLVIDEIGPMELLVPGARELFREVLSRRNLNLLGVIHRRLSSYDRELYKLALAYKIYDTALHPRELVASELSSWIRSLAFAGTR, encoded by the coding sequence GGTCCTCCCAGAAGCGGCAAGACCTCTCTCGTCATAGAGGCGACGTCTCTCGCCAAGAGCTTAGGCCTAAGAGTGATCGGATTCTTCGCCCCGGAGGTTAGAGAGGGGAGCTCGAGGATAGGCTTCAATATTGAGACGGTGAGCGGAGACGCCGTTCCGCTGGCTCGTAAGAGCCCGGCTCAGCCTTGGGGCATTCGATTCGGCTCTTACTATGTGAACCCGGGAGCCAAGGTAGTCTTCGAGGAGCTGCGGAGAGCCCTAGAGGCGGGATGCGATCTGCTGGTTATCGACGAGATAGGACCCATGGAGCTGCTGGTGCCCGGAGCTCGCGAGCTCTTCCGTGAGGTCCTCTCGAGGAGGAATCTCAATCTGCTCGGAGTAATTCACAGGAGGCTATCGAGTTACGACAGAGAGCTCTATAAGCTCGCGCTCGCTTACAAAATTTACGACACCGCTCTACATCCGAGAGAGCTCGTAGCGTCCGAACTCTCTTCTTGGATTAGATCTCTGGCTTTCGCGGGGACTCGCTGA
- a CDS encoding 4Fe-4S binding protein, whose translation MTSTTLAPRWHEMPPGAVVRELGNSASIDRSDWRLERPVRDQEKCIRCRLCWIYCPDGAVLELDKPYINRNGRRYEVTYEFDYRLCKGCGICAEECTVKAITMVPEAL comes from the coding sequence GTGACTTCGACGACCCTGGCCCCCCGGTGGCACGAGATGCCGCCGGGAGCTGTCGTGCGCGAGCTCGGCAACTCGGCCTCAATCGATAGGAGCGATTGGAGGCTGGAGAGGCCGGTGAGGGATCAAGAGAAGTGCATACGGTGCAGGCTCTGCTGGATCTATTGCCCCGACGGGGCGGTGCTCGAGCTCGACAAGCCCTACATCAATAGAAATGGCAGGAGATACGAGGTGACTTACGAGTTCGACTATAGGCTGTGCAAGGGCTGCGGCATCTGCGCCGAGGAGTGCACGGTCAAGGCGATCACCATGGTCCCGGAGGCGCTGTAG